The DNA segment TTTAAAGGCCAAAAAAAGTCCACTATTTAGTAAACTTGCGATTTATAGTGGGAACGAACTGTGATAAAAACATCCTAGGATTCATATTTAGCAATGATAAGACAATGTTGGTCTCAAGATCTTAGTCCTCATGTTCATGGTTAACCTTAAAAACTGACTTTGCATCACCAATAAGAGCTGAAAAAAATTCGAACATTCCCACATTAAATGCCACACTGCTTGATTAGGTCGCaacattttaaactttcctAAGGGGCTAAAATGTTAGTAACTTCATTTTTATTGCAATGAGAGGAATATCATACATATTTCCAACACTGAGTAAAATTCCGGTGAACCTAATCACTGAAGATGGTCAAatgctgaaataaaaattataggATGAGGAGCaagaacattcaaatttttaattctttccgCTTGGAAATGTATAGAATTAGTTGGGTTaataattttcgattattgGATTTTAGCACTGAGTGGACTCTCCATCCTCATTCTCATTATTATCATTCAAACAATAGAGGGGACAATACTAAGCATATTATTACACCTCTGTCAGCTGCATTGATTAGTAGTTTTTGGAAAtgattaacatttaaaaatatttcaaccaCTCCAAGATTTGTATCATATACGGAGGAAACCGGTTCATAATGTAGAACGTTTACAACTTGGTCCGATTTCAAAGCTTCATCCATTCAATTCTTTGTTCGCTTTACTTTAGAGTAAAATACCCAAAaccaaataaaaattaaagtattcaAATACTaagtttgatttgaaaaatatcacAGCTTTATCGGTTACTTATCACACGTTTCACAGAAAGGCGCAACTTAGAATTAGGAACAGAATGGAAATGGGGAACAACATATAGACTGTCACACGTGGATGACACGTTGATGTCAGCAATGTTATATCATCTCCTTCATGTTCAATACCATCTCTAGTAGGTACTTCAACTACAACAGTCTCATCAGATAAGAAATTAATTGGAAAATAACACTCTGTTTTATTTATACAGCCATGGGAGTAATTACCGTACATATATGTTGGCTTATATATATCGAAAACAGCATGGATATCATTCAGTTGAAAATCATTGTCACTGTAAAATATGTAGTAATAATACCCGTCAGACACAACATCATGCACGGTTTTCATGTGcttttgcatttcaaaaaattcaacacttGTGCAAAGCTTTGAAGGAGGAAATCCTTGAGTGAGAAGGATATTGCCATCGTAACAAGTGTATAAGCCATACTCGAAACTTGAGAAAGAGGAATCATGAGCAGAGGTATTGTAAGTTAGAGCATTACCTCCATGCACTAAACCACCATCAAAACGATGCGACTGCTGGGCAGCTTTGGCAAACCTCTTTCGCTTGGGAGAAGTTACTCTTTCACTTTCATCTTCGTTCAGTAACTTTGCTAGCAATTCTTTCTCGATCTCATGCTTGCTCTTGGTTTTCTCATGCCTCCTACGTCTATGTAGTTTCGGACTTACATCAGCCTTGCTTTTGCTGTCACTCtcgattaaatttttattatcagccacctttttttcttgatttgacAAAATCTTTATGTTTTTGTTTCGGATCTCTTCTAtctctttccttttctcttcTTCCATATTGTAATCTGATAAGTCCTCACCCTCAAAATCTCTTTCATCCGTTCCATTTTGAGGTGGATCTATGTCATTGTCGGACAGAATTACTTGTGCATTGGTTTCAAAAGTGACTGTTACCTGACCTTGACCTGTGGCCATACTGGGAGGTTTCCTCATGGGGTGATTCAACAAACCGCAAGTCTTCAAATTCTTCTCACCTTTCACAACTAAGATCCTAGACCCATCATACCTGAAAATGAACAGGAAAAGATAAATGATACTGCGTTAGAATTTCAAGCAAAGACAAGGAAGGGTCAGCACTCAGTACATTATTCCAAGGAACGATAGAAAATAGTGGGAGTGCAAAAAATGCTAGGGCTCTGTTTTCAGCAAATGCAAGGAAATTGTTGAGCTTGTTAAGCAAAGCCACCATCTTAAAGGAAAGATCCTAAAAATTTGATTAGTAAGTGTCAAAGAAGAGGTATACCTCAGATATTTTTATGAGGCAAAAACGCCAGATTGTAAGAAACAGTCCTCATTCAGAAATTATTCGTATCCCGGGAAAAAAGCACACTGATGTGACTTGTAAATACAGCAATATTAATCTAAAAGATGAATGTTGCTCGCATGATAAGCTCTCCagtatttttgttgaaaattaagAGGTTAGAAGAGTTTCAGCTTGACAATTTAAAAGACCAGCTTTCATATGGTGCATCGGTTTCAGCTTTTTCATTGACTGGAGACTTGGAAATTTCAATTCTTCACAACCACTATGAACAATTTTCTACAACCTTTAAATTGAAGAATAAGACACCATACTAATTTAACCTGACAGCAGATTGTGCCATTATTGTAATTGCCAA comes from the Bemisia tabaci chromosome 7, PGI_BMITA_v3 genome and includes:
- the LOC109034047 gene encoding uncharacterized protein isoform X1 codes for the protein MPSLSRESPEMGSIAYYHTAYAYDSFNGLQKFGKMHGARRVAVFCLLTAVLPTILLIIPLYLRHSVFMDVVYSVAESDVLEIVEGISTIFCQGQTLKMNSSFSAFQIKGSPEPQTDIRKHIRLKKSMSLPDDTLEYWGFYLPNGSTVSLSVCSRYDGSRILVVKGEKNLKTCGLLNHPMRKPPSMATGQGQVTVTFETNAQVILSDNDIDPPQNGTDERDFEGEDLSDYNMEEEKRKEIEEIRNKNIKILSNQEKKVADNKNLIESDSKSKADVSPKLHRRRRHEKTKSKHEIEKELLAKLLNEDESERVTSPKRKRFAKAAQQSHRFDGGLVHGGNALTYNTSAHDSSFSSFEYGLYTCYDGNILLTQGFPPSKLCTSVEFFEMQKHMKTVHDVVSDGYYYYIFYSDNDFQLNDIHAVFDIYKPTYMYGNYSHGCINKTECYFPINFLSDETVVVEVPTRDGIEHEGDDITLLTSTCHPRVTVYMLFPISILFLILSCAFL
- the LOC109034047 gene encoding uncharacterized protein isoform X2, translating into MHGARRVAVFCLLTAVLPTILLIIPLYLRHSVFMDVVYSVAESDVLEIVEGISTIFCQGQTLKMNSSFSAFQIKGSPEPQTDIRKHIRLKKSMSLPDDTLEYWGFYLPNGSTVSLSVCSRYDGSRILVVKGEKNLKTCGLLNHPMRKPPSMATGQGQVTVTFETNAQVILSDNDIDPPQNGTDERDFEGEDLSDYNMEEEKRKEIEEIRNKNIKILSNQEKKVADNKNLIESDSKSKADVSPKLHRRRRHEKTKSKHEIEKELLAKLLNEDESERVTSPKRKRFAKAAQQSHRFDGGLVHGGNALTYNTSAHDSSFSSFEYGLYTCYDGNILLTQGFPPSKLCTSVEFFEMQKHMKTVHDVVSDGYYYYIFYSDNDFQLNDIHAVFDIYKPTYMYGNYSHGCINKTECYFPINFLSDETVVVEVPTRDGIEHEGDDITLLTSTCHPRVTVYMLFPISILFLILSCAFL